The Pecten maximus chromosome 12, xPecMax1.1, whole genome shotgun sequence genome includes a region encoding these proteins:
- the LOC117339209 gene encoding uncharacterized protein LOC117339209: MSITRYTPDVSSYRMLRHQADSNPNNDRLRLLENSLDRWKEDGINTVRYQVLQTVNKHMYTYILAGIDQEHWVYQPWRIGNNNRSRDDSFDYAAEELFLDKAKYLLGKFVLDKDLVHNLKKEFYRLNTSDVSMEDISAIIRRMFPVTSPEAMVVPELIQSSGNESKTNNQTGLRNIGLLSQYRDRAKELDPDLQKQEKQYSVQQSKAQPHWKHTLEHMQIQENSKPVQPQQNQRENQHSIQQVEIKQEHLNPVQQEQEIKTLVRQVIRKQENNLAQKGQEQRDRNPVKVFQAQQNPFSVQQTEQGNQNQRNTNINTAFTENQKKYQQRLKTHEKYRQSLLNLQDNQEVKPRQSPIQVFQKLSDKLQQRNKFLREVHQPVSLSHKTESVNLNKTIVASLPHAP; the protein is encoded by the coding sequence ATTACGTTTGCTTGAAAATAGTCTCGACAGATGGAAAGAGGACGGAATCAACACAGTCAGGTACCAGGTACTGCAGACGGTCAATAAACACATGTACACGTACATACTAGCGGGAATTGATCAGGAACATTGGGTATACCAACCGTGGAGGATTGGCAACAATAACAGGTCACGTGACGACTCCTTTGATTATGCGGCAGAGGAATTGTTTTTAGATAAGGCTAAATATCTGTTAGGAAAATTTGTTCTGGATAAGGACTTGGTACATAACCTAAAGAAAGAATTTTATCGTCTCAATACTTCTGATGTTTCGATGGAGGATATATCTGCAATTATACGACGAATGTTCCCTGTTACGTCTCCTGAGGCGATGGTTGTGCCAGAATTAATACAATCTTCAGGAAACGAAAGTAAAACTAATAACCAAACAGGATTGAGGAACATTGGTCTCCTTAGCCAATACCGTGATCGTGCCAAGGAATTAGATCCAGATTtgcaaaaacaagaaaaacaatattccGTCCAACAGTCAAAAGCACAACCACATTGGAAACACACTTTAGAACACATGCAAATACAAGAAAATAGTAAACCTGTCCAACCACAACAAAATCAACGAGAAAATCAGCATTCCATCCAGCAAGTAGAAATAAAACAGGAACATCTTAATCCCGTCCAACAAGAACAAGAAATTAAAACTCTTGTCAGACAAGTAATACGAAAACAAGAGAATAATCTCGCTCAAAAAGGTCAAGAACAACGCGACCGAAATCCCGTCAAAGTTTTTCAAGCACAACAAAACCCATTTTCCGTTCAGCAAACAGAACAAGGTAACCAAAATCAGCGTAATACTAATATTAACACTGCATTTACTGAAAATCAAAAGAAGTACCAACAACGTCTTAAAACACATGAGAAATATCGACAGAGTTTGCTAAATCTGCAGGATAATCAAGAAGTCAAACCACGTCAAAGTCCTATACAGGTGTTTCAGAAACTGAGTGATAAGTTGCAGCAACGAAATAAATTCCTGCGTGAGGTACACCAACCTGTCTCTTTATCTCATAAAACCGAGTCCGTCAAtctcaataaaacaatagtagCATCATTGCCCCATGCACCGTAA